The nucleotide window GACCTCTGCATCACGGTGGGTGTTTCAGGAGCCATCCAGCACATGGTAGGCATCAGGCAGTCGAAGATCATCGCCGCCATCAACAACGATGAGGACTCCGCCATATTTACTCAGGCCGATTATGGGGTCGTGGGCAACCTGTATGAGTACGTTCCAGCCCTGATCGAGGCGCTTAAGAAACGAATCATCTAGAGAGACGCACAGCTAGCGTCTATCAAGTCTGCCTTACATGCAGAAACTATAAACAAGGAGGTAATCGATAATGACACACATGCGGGTTGGGATCATTGGGGGGGGCATATTTGGCACCTCCATCGGGTATTACCTGAGTTTGTACAAGGGAGTAGATGTCACCATCTTCGAGAAGAACACTATTGGTTCGGGAACTACGGCCAAATCGGCAGGGACCGTGTGCCTTATGGACGATTCTGTCACGGAGGAGTTCTTCCCAGAGAGGCTGTTTGGCTTCCAGACATTCGTAGAGATGGAGAAAGAAGAACCAGGCTCCACTGGTTTCGACAAGTGTGGCACCCTTGTTGTTGCACCGACGGAGGAGTTCGCGAACTTCGTAAAGCGACACGTGCAGCTGGCGTGGGAGGCCGGCTTCCACGCAGATTACCTCGAGAACTCTGACGACATACGCAAGATCGTTCCGGACCTGAACCTGGAAGAGATTCTCGGAGCAGGGTATACGCCTGATGACGGATATTTTGATGCCACCGCGCTGGCCGTGACCTACGCCAGGAAGGCGCGCAGCCAGGGCACAAAGGTCCTTATCGGAACTGCCGTCACGGGCATCACAACATCTGGAGGGCGTGTTAGCGGAGTCGATACCAACAAGGGTCATTTCGATTGCGACGTCGTCATCCTCGCCGCGGGGCCCTGGTCACGCTTCGTGGGCAGGTTGGCCAGGCTGGAGCTGCCGCTCTGGCACACCAAGGCCGAGGTCTTCATCCTGGAGCCTAAGGAGCCCCTGGGTTATGCACTGCCGATT belongs to Chloroflexota bacterium and includes:
- a CDS encoding FAD-binding oxidoreductase, producing the protein MTHMRVGIIGGGIFGTSIGYYLSLYKGVDVTIFEKNTIGSGTTAKSAGTVCLMDDSVTEEFFPERLFGFQTFVEMEKEEPGSTGFDKCGTLVVAPTEEFANFVKRHVQLAWEAGFHADYLENSDDIRKIVPDLNLEEILGAGYTPDDGYFDATALAVTYARKARSQGTKVLIGTAVTGITTSGGRVSGVDTNKGHFDCDVVILAAGPWSRFVGRLARLELPLWHTKAEVFILEPKEPLGYALPILKYPRFYTRPEKGNVFICKSHVTVDLSNKQDAGLFDPDTLPMTGGTEPYFFDFLMEQLSQYYPRLLESAVANSWVGYRDVTMDGMPILGDSPVPGLILAVGPGGNGVIEAPAVATALAKYVVTGEKSALIERLNLERFDQIQVK